ATTTGCGTCTTATATACAAAGAGTAATCAGATAATTTAAATATCGAAAGTGACCGAAATGAAAATTCCGCTTTGTTATGAAATACGCAACGGTTTCCTTCATTCTCTAATTGTTCTTTTCGCCAAACATTGCTTTGCACCAGCCAAGAGACAAAAAAGTCCTCGCCTATTAACCCAATAGGAATAAGTATTTTTTCAAGCTGTAAATATTTTACAAGCCGGCCACGTAACGCATAACAATTTCCAGCCAACATATTTGACGAAACCATTCTTCGTCGCCATGCGTCTCGGTCTCGGCCATTGGCAGGCATAGCTCCAACGGCTTCTGCTCGTTCAACTAAATTAAATTCTTCAGCTAACAGCGAGAACGTATCTGAATTACAAATAACATCACCGTCCATAAAAAAGTAGGTATGGTTTTCATGTGTATGATTGGTTGTTAAAAGTCTATGCACAAATAAATTCCAAGCATTTGCTTTATCTGCAACGGATGTTTCGAGTATGTAAAGGTTTTCTAACTGAGCATTATTTTGTTTCACTAAACTTGCTGTAGAGTCCTTACAGCCGTTAGCCAGCACATAAACAGCTGCATCTTTGCCTGCTGTAGCAGATGCAACACTTTGCATAGCTGCATCAATTGTTGTGACTTCATTGTGTGCAAAAATGGCAATATGCCATGAAGGGGCTTTAGTTGTTTTTGCGATTTGGGTAACGGTAAATTCAGGCTTTGCAGTAATATGTTTAGGCATAACTTGTCTGTTCTCCGCTTCTGAAATAGCGATTAGTTGAAATATTACAGGTAATTAGCAACAACTATGTTTGAGTATACAAAATAAAAAGATTAAACAAAACGGTCCGAAGGCATAATTCGTGTTTTGTGGGGCTTAGATAAAATAGAACTGGGTAAACTTGAATGCATAAAGCAGATTGTTTACTATTTACTTTGATCACTTATTATTATTCTGTGACTTTCAAATATTATTATTTATTAAATAACAGAACTAACAAAGGATTGTTTCTTGGGAAGCACCTCTTTATCAAAAGCATCACAAAATGTACCTCAATTAAGTATTGGTCTCCCTGTATATAACGGGGCTCGATGGATTGTGGATGCAATAGAATCTATGCTGGAACAAAGTTTTCAAGATATTGAGCTAATCATTGTAGATAATGCCTCAAATGACGAAACTGAGCCTTTATGTAAACATTTTGCTGCAATAGACAAGCGGGTTAAATACGTAAGAAACCAGCAAAATATTGGTGTGTTTAGAAACTTTAATAAGGCTTTCGAGTTGTCTTCAGGGCAATATTTTAAATGGGCTGCGGATAGTGACTTCTGTCTGCCTGGCTTTTTTGAAAAGTGTATAGAGGTGCTTGATAGTCGACCAGATGTGGTTATTGCCTACCCACAAGCTTTCTTGTTAACCACTGATTATATGGGGTTTGAATCGGCAATAGAATATTTCGATGACTTGAATATAGAAGATGAACGACCTTCACATCGATTTATTAAATACTTAAATCGTGAAAAACTAAACAATATTATGCATGGCATAATTAGAGTGAGTGCTTTACGCCAGACAAGCTTACATAGGCATTTCCCTGGTTCGGATATAAGTATGGTGGCTGAGTTGTCTTTATTAGGTAAATTTTTTGAAGTTCGAGAACGCCTCTTTGTTCGGCGTCATGATGCACAAACTGCTAGTTTATTAATGACCAAAGAAACTGCAAAGCTAAAAAAAATGCAAATGGGTCCGAGTCTATACGCGAGACTGAATTTACACACATATCGGTTTGTTAGCACTGGAAAGTCAGCTATTAGTACCAAAGAAAAACTAATAATATATCTATATTTGTTAAATCGTATTGCATTGCTTCGATATGACTTATTTAGAAAAATTAAGCGTATTATACGACCTTAAGGAACCGGTTCATGCTCTATTATCTCAAGCTAAATTATGTGTTAAATGAGCAAGATGAAATCTGACATTTTATACAAATCAGCCAAGGTTTTTATTACCGGTGCGAATGGATTTATAGGCAGCCACTTATGTTCTAAGCTGCTTGAGTTAGGGGCTGAAATAACGGGCACTTATTGGCGTAACTTACCTGCTGACATTCAAATTAATTGGGTAAAGCTAGATGTAAGTGACTCCGCAGCCATCTCAAATGTTATTCAAGCTCTGCAACCCGAGTATATTTTTCATTTAGCCGCTAAAGTAGATGGTAATCGTCAGGTTGATTTTGTCCAAACAACGTTAGAAAACAACCTTATTGCTACGGTCAATATATTAAAAGCCTCTAACCAATTGTCTTCGCTTAAACGCTTGGTGCTGACTAACTCCCAAGAAGAACCTACATCTGAAAGTAAAGAATCAGTGCCTTGTTCTCCTTACGCTGCTGCAAAATATGCAGCCAGTGCATATTCACGAATGTTTCATTCGCTATATGATTTGCCGGTTGTGATTGCTCGAGTGTTTATGGTGTATGGTCCAAGGCAAAATGATAAAAAGAAATTAGTACCCCATACAATCCTTAGTGCATTGGCTAATGAGTCACCACAAATTACTAGCGGAAAACGCAAAATTGATTGGATCTTTGTTGATGATGTTATTGACGGTCTATTAAAACTAGGGACAACGTCTGATATTTTGGGGAAAACAATAGATATAGGGTCTGGAAAATTTCATACAGTGTTAGAACTTGTTGAAAAAATATTGCTCCATTCGGCGCCTCATCTTCAGCCATCAATAGGCGATCTTCCTGACAGAATGAACGAGCAACAAGTTTTAGCTAACGTGATGGAATCAAATGAGCTTTTAGACTGGCAACCCAAAGTTAATATTGATCAAGGCTTAATTGAAACTATCAATTGGTATAAAAATTCTCAATCTTGAATTGTCGTTTAATCAATGGCCAATAAATAATGGAACAAATATGCTAGTAAAAAAGCTCTATGAACAAACAAGTGAACAGCGACTAGGCAAGAAGCTTTTTGCTTTAGTGGAGGAGCTATTTCCCATTTGTCGAAGTATTACTGGTAATGGTGTACGTCAGACATTAATGATCATCAATAAATTGATCGATCTTGAGGTAATTGAAGTACCAAGTGGCACACAGGTATTGGATTGGTCTGTGCCTCGGGAGTGGAATATTTACGATGCTTATGTAAAAGATATACATGGAAATCGAATCGTAGATTTTCATCAATCTAACTTACATGTGCTGAATTACAGTATACCTTTCTCAGGTTTGTTAAGCCTTGATGAACTCAAAGAACATATTTTTACATTGCCAGAACAACCAAATGTTATCCCTTATCGTACATCTTATTATAAAGAAAGTTGGGGGTTTTGTTTAACTCAAAATCAACTTGATGCAATGCCTGATGGTGAATATGAAGTTTGTATTGACGCTAGTTTGACAAAGGGCGCATTAACTTATGGCGAACTGCTTATTCCGGGGCAGTCAAAACAAGAAGTGTTAATTTCTACCCATATTTGTCACCCTTCTTTAGCGAATGATAATTTGTCCGGCATATCGGTAGCGGCCTTTTTAGCCAAGTTTTTAAGTGAACAATCACTTTATTATTCCTACCGCGTGCTTTTTATTCCTGGCACCATAGGGGCCATTACTTGGTTAGCCTCACACGAGGATCAGGTTGCCAATATTAAGCATGGATTAGTGTTAACTGGATTAGGCGATTCAGCTGGTTTGACCTACAAACGCAGCCGACAACATAATGCAGAAATTGACAAAGTTGCCAGCTATGTTCTAGCTCAACAAGCCTCACATCAAATATTTGACTTCTCACCTTATGGTTATGATGAGCGACAATATTGTTCACCTGGTTTTGATTTAGCTGTGGGACGTTTATCAAGAAGTCCGTTTGGAACCTTTGCCGAATATCATACTTCAAATGATAATTTGAGTTTTGTGGATGCTCAACAACTCGAAAAATCTATGAAAACCTGTATTAATATTATCGATATTCTTGAAAATAATCGCTACTACGTTAATACCCAAGCAAAAGGTGAACCCCAGTTATCAAAGTATGGGTTATATTCATCAATCGGTGGTTTACAAGAAAGTCGTGAATCACAAATGGCCATTTTGTGGATACTCAACCTTGCTGATGGTACTAAGAGTTTATTAGACATAGCAATAAAGTCAGGAATTTTATTTGAGCAACTCACGCAGATTGCGCAAGTGTTGTTAGATAAAGGTCTGCTTAATGAGGCAATATGACTAGCTTATGTTTAACGACACAATTAATTAAGGCCGATAAGGATTTCAAATGAAAGTAGTGTTTTTCTGCGGAGGATTAGGTTCTAGACTGCGTGAATATACAGAAACGGTACCTAAGTCTATGGTGGTGATCGGTGACCGACCTATTCTGTGGCATTTGATGCAATATTATGCACATTTTGGACATAATGAATTCATACTTTGCTTAGGCTACAAAGGTCATATCATAAAACAGTACTTTGTTGACCAAGTGCAACTAGCTGGTGGTTCAGTGTGTGAGGATCTCGTCACTCTCAAGCAAGAAGAAGGTAATGACTGGCAAATTAGATTGGTAGAGACAGGACTAGAATCTAATATTGCTCAACGTCTTTGTTTAGTGCGACCATTTTTAACTTCTGAAAGTGTCTTTATGGCAAATTACAGCGACGGCTTGTCAGACTTACCGCTTAATGACTATATCGACTATTTTCACAAAAATGATGCAATTGCGAGCTTCGCAAGTGTTAAACCGACTAATAGTTTCCATGCTGTTTCAATGGATGCGAACAATTTAGTCGATGATATTTGTCCGGCTAATGAATCAGATTTTTGGATAAACGGAGGGTTTTTTATACTCAGGGAAAATATCTTTAGTTATATTAAAGAGGGCGAAGAACTGGTAGAAGCACCATTTAAGAGGCTGATTAGTAAACAAAAATTATTAGCTTATCCGCATACAGGCTTCTGGGCTTGTATGGATACATTAAAAGATAAAATTATTTTTGATAAGCTGGTAACAGAAAAATTAAAATATTGGCGAGTATGGTGGCGTTAGGCTACCAAACTACTTTCCTAGCATAAAAGGCTTCAGCATATTTAGCGTTACACTCGACGCCCCTTACTCTCATTAAGGAACGAAACGTCTCCTTCTCAAACCATTGGCGACCGTGTTGGGTTTTAAATATCTGATATATATTATCAACTTTACTATCAACGTGTTTTTGGCTTACTGGCATAAAAATATTTGGTTGACCAAGATCACCATCCCATTTCAATATTTCGTATTCAAGGATAGTGTGATTGCGCCATGTATTCCATGTTAGTTCGGCGGCAATTCGATGATCCTGATGTCTGTCATTGCTGTAGTGTGTGAAAATTAGATCTGGTGAAAAAGAGTGTTTTAAGCGCTCAAATTCATGTTTAAGTTCGGTGCTTTGTGAAGGTAAAAATGCATCTTTGAAACCGAGTATTTCTATTTGTACATTGTGACAGTTATCAGTAAATAGAGCTGCCGATTGTTTCGCTTCTTCAGCTCTAACTGGATCTGCACCAGTCAATATTACCCAGTGAATATTGAGCATAGGATTCTCTTTAATCAACCGCATTATGGTGCCGCCAGCGCCTATTTCTATATCGTCACAGTGTGCTCCAATACAAAGCAATTGATTAATGTTTTTCATATCGATAATGGACATCAGTTATGTACAACTTTTGTTATGGGTTAATTAAAGATCACGAGTATTCGCTTGATTATACTTGGATATATAGAAATTCATGTCGAAATCAAGATTGTTCTCATCCCGCTCTGATATACGGGTGATTGGCAGAGGCCAATCTATTGCGAATGTTTTATCGTTATAGTGAACCCCACCCGCTAATTTTGGTTGGTAAGTGTCTGACATCATATATAAAAGCAGACTATTATCGACTAAGGTTTGATAGCCATGTGCAAACCCTGCTGGAATGTATAAGGCATTATTTTGTGCGCTATTTAAGGTCAAAGCAAAGTGCTGGGTAAAAGTAGCTGAATCTGGCCTTAAATCTACAGCTACATCATAAACGCTACCATTTACACAACGCACAAGTTTACCTTCGTTTGATGGTGGCCATTGAAAGTGAAGCCCCCGTATGGTGCCTTTTTTATCATTATGGCAAATACTAGATTGTACAAACTGTGTTTTTAGCTGTTGCTTTTCGAACGCTTCTGCACACCACACACGAGAAAAAGAACCTCTATTATCGATATATGCATCGCTTGTGATAAGCAATAAATCTTTGATAGGCGTTGTTGATATCTTCATTTATTTAACCAAAATAATTTTTCGTCTACTTGATTTGTTTGTTGTAAGTAGGTCAGTTGGTTCAAGCGAGTGAATGCTCTAAATTGATACATACTTTCGTGCATATCAATGCGCTCAAATAAATGCTTTAGCTCTATTACTCCATCTTTCGCTTGCCATTTACATTTAAAACCAGGTAATTGATTTTTTATTTTTTCAAATGAAACGCGATAACTGCGGTTATCTCCGCTCGTCGGACCTGAAGTGACTTGGCAATCGGTGAATACAGATGCAATCATATTTGCGATGTCACGAATTCGATAGTTTTCGTCGCTGTGCCCTACATTGAAAATTTCGCCATTTACAGAGGTTATCGGTGCTATCAAGGCACACCTCATTGCTTCGCATATATCTTCAATGTGAACAATAGGTCGCCAAGGGCTGCCGTCACTTAACATGGCAATTTTCTTTTTGGTCCAAGCTAAAGCACATAAGTCGTTAAGTACTATATCAAATCGCATTCTTGGAGATGGGCCATAAGCCGTTGCATTGCGTAAAAAAACTACACTAAAGTCATTACTAGCCATAGATATCAGGTCTTTTTCAACCATAGTTTTACATCTGGCGTAGGCAGTTTGAGGATTAACAGGTGATAATTCATCGACAAAATCTGTTTGCGCCGCACCATAAACGCTGCAAGATGATGCATATATAAATCGTTTTACCCCAGCTTTACGTGCTGCTTGAGCAAGGTGCACACTGCCTAAATGATTTATCTCATAAGTGACTTCTGGGTTGTGCTCACCTAGAGGATCGTTGGACAGTTCAGCAAGGTGAATAATTGCATCAAATTGTGCTAGATAGGCAGCTTTGATATATCTTAAATCTGTACATTTGGTAGATATTAATTCAGGTTGTTCAATAGGGTTATGATAAAGGGTACCTTCTCGATAGAAGCCAGTATCCAAGCCCGTTACAGTGTGGTTATCGGCCAATAACCAAGATGCTAAACGCGTCCCAATATAACCTTCTGTACCTGTTATTAAAACATTCATTTTGTCACCTTAAAAAATTCTGACTGCGGGGATTGGTACAACAAATTGACCACCCCATTCACGTATCCCTGTCATTTGTTGACTAATTTCTTCAGCTAAATTCCAAGGTAATATCAATACATAATCGGGTCGAGTTGCAAAAATGTGCTCGGGTGCATGAATTGGAATATGTGTTCCAGGGGTAAATTTTCCCTGTTTTAGAGGATTCAAATCTACTGTATATTCAAGGAGATCTTTTCTAATTCCACAATAGTTTAATAAAGTATTTCCTTTTCCTGGCGCACCATAACCAACAACTATTTTTCCGGCTCTTTTGGCAGAAATTAAAAAGTCTAAAAGAGTGTATTTTGTTTCACAGGATTGTTTTTCAAAATGTAAGTAGGTTTTGAGTTGGTTTAATCCAAACTTTATTTCTTTATCTAGTAATTGATTAACCGCAGGTGTAACCGCTAGCTCTAGATATTCTTGGTGTTTAGCAAATATACGTAAGGAACCACCATGAGTGTGTAATTCTTCTACATCAAAAATAGTGAGGCCATGTTCAGCAAATGCGCGCTGGGCTGTTAGAAACGAAAAATAAGAGAAGTGCTCATGATAAATGGTGTCAAATTGACTATCTTCCATCAGGCGCATTAAATGAGGAAATTCCATTGTGATCACACCATAAGGTTTTAATAGTATTTTCATTCCAGCAATAAAATCAATCAAATCAGGTACATGAGCTAGTACATTATTTCCTACCAATAAATCGGCTTGGCCAAAATCATTCACTACCTCTTGCGCAGTATTCACCCCAAAAAATTTAATAAGAGTGGGGATGCCGTTTTCGATTGCCGATTTAGCAACGTTTTGGGCAGGTTCAATACCAAGGCATGGGATATTTGCGTTAACAAAGTTACGAAGTAAATAGCCATCATTACTAGCGATTTCTACAACCTGTGAATTGTTGTTTAATTTAAATCGGGTTTTAACACTCTTGCTATAACTGCTCGCATGCTCTAACCAACTTTTTGAGAAAGAAGAAAAGTAAGGATATTCAAAATAGATATCTTGTGGGGTAACAAACTGTGCGATCTGTACTAAAAAACAATTTTCACATACTTGTGTTAATAATGGGTAAAATCGTTCTTCTTCATTGAGCTG
The sequence above is a segment of the Paraglaciecola sp. L3A3 genome. Coding sequences within it:
- a CDS encoding sugar phosphate nucleotidyltransferase; translated protein: MKVVFFCGGLGSRLREYTETVPKSMVVIGDRPILWHLMQYYAHFGHNEFILCLGYKGHIIKQYFVDQVQLAGGSVCEDLVTLKQEEGNDWQIRLVETGLESNIAQRLCLVRPFLTSESVFMANYSDGLSDLPLNDYIDYFHKNDAIASFASVKPTNSFHAVSMDANNLVDDICPANESDFWINGGFFILRENIFSYIKEGEELVEAPFKRLISKQKLLAYPHTGFWACMDTLKDKIIFDKLVTEKLKYWRVWWR
- a CDS encoding PIG-L deacetylase family protein, with amino-acid sequence MSIIDMKNINQLLCIGAHCDDIEIGAGGTIMRLIKENPMLNIHWVILTGADPVRAEEAKQSAALFTDNCHNVQIEILGFKDAFLPSQSTELKHEFERLKHSFSPDLIFTHYSNDRHQDHRIAAELTWNTWRNHTILEYEILKWDGDLGQPNIFMPVSQKHVDSKVDNIYQIFKTQHGRQWFEKETFRSLMRVRGVECNAKYAEAFYARKVVW
- a CDS encoding glycosyltransferase family A protein → MGSTSLSKASQNVPQLSIGLPVYNGARWIVDAIESMLEQSFQDIELIIVDNASNDETEPLCKHFAAIDKRVKYVRNQQNIGVFRNFNKAFELSSGQYFKWAADSDFCLPGFFEKCIEVLDSRPDVVIAYPQAFLLTTDYMGFESAIEYFDDLNIEDERPSHRFIKYLNREKLNNIMHGIIRVSALRQTSLHRHFPGSDISMVAELSLLGKFFEVRERLFVRRHDAQTASLLMTKETAKLKKMQMGPSLYARLNLHTYRFVSTGKSAISTKEKLIIYLYLLNRIALLRYDLFRKIKRIIRP
- a CDS encoding glycosyltransferase, encoding MPKHITAKPEFTVTQIAKTTKAPSWHIAIFAHNEVTTIDAAMQSVASATAGKDAAVYVLANGCKDSTASLVKQNNAQLENLYILETSVADKANAWNLFVHRLLTTNHTHENHTYFFMDGDVICNSDTFSLLAEEFNLVERAEAVGAMPANGRDRDAWRRRMVSSNMLAGNCYALRGRLVKYLQLEKILIPIGLIGEDFFVSWLVQSNVWRKEQLENEGNRCVFHNKAEFSFRSLSIFKLSDYSLYIRRKWRYTLRGIQHQMLLFLMHQRDAKLPENVIQLYNLVPPPPRLKWRGLDTPFWILIVGKIKRLHNSIIL
- a CDS encoding DUF4910 domain-containing protein codes for the protein MLVKKLYEQTSEQRLGKKLFALVEELFPICRSITGNGVRQTLMIINKLIDLEVIEVPSGTQVLDWSVPREWNIYDAYVKDIHGNRIVDFHQSNLHVLNYSIPFSGLLSLDELKEHIFTLPEQPNVIPYRTSYYKESWGFCLTQNQLDAMPDGEYEVCIDASLTKGALTYGELLIPGQSKQEVLISTHICHPSLANDNLSGISVAAFLAKFLSEQSLYYSYRVLFIPGTIGAITWLASHEDQVANIKHGLVLTGLGDSAGLTYKRSRQHNAEIDKVASYVLAQQASHQIFDFSPYGYDERQYCSPGFDLAVGRLSRSPFGTFAEYHTSNDNLSFVDAQQLEKSMKTCINIIDILENNRYYVNTQAKGEPQLSKYGLYSSIGGLQESRESQMAILWILNLADGTKSLLDIAIKSGILFEQLTQIAQVLLDKGLLNEAI
- a CDS encoding class I SAM-dependent methyltransferase: MPEGQCRLCSHTLSKTFIDLGKSPLCETFLTSKQLNEEERFYPLLTQVCENCFLVQIAQFVTPQDIYFEYPYFSSFSKSWLEHASSYSKSVKTRFKLNNNSQVVEIASNDGYLLRNFVNANIPCLGIEPAQNVAKSAIENGIPTLIKFFGVNTAQEVVNDFGQADLLVGNNVLAHVPDLIDFIAGMKILLKPYGVITMEFPHLMRLMEDSQFDTIYHEHFSYFSFLTAQRAFAEHGLTIFDVEELHTHGGSLRIFAKHQEYLELAVTPAVNQLLDKEIKFGLNQLKTYLHFEKQSCETKYTLLDFLISAKRAGKIVVGYGAPGKGNTLLNYCGIRKDLLEYTVDLNPLKQGKFTPGTHIPIHAPEHIFATRPDYVLILPWNLAEEISQQMTGIREWGGQFVVPIPAVRIF
- the rfbC gene encoding dTDP-4-dehydrorhamnose 3,5-epimerase, which codes for MKISTTPIKDLLLITSDAYIDNRGSFSRVWCAEAFEKQQLKTQFVQSSICHNDKKGTIRGLHFQWPPSNEGKLVRCVNGSVYDVAVDLRPDSATFTQHFALTLNSAQNNALYIPAGFAHGYQTLVDNSLLLYMMSDTYQPKLAGGVHYNDKTFAIDWPLPITRISERDENNLDFDMNFYISKYNQANTRDL
- a CDS encoding NAD(P)-dependent oxidoreductase, translating into MNVLITGTEGYIGTRLASWLLADNHTVTGLDTGFYREGTLYHNPIEQPELISTKCTDLRYIKAAYLAQFDAIIHLAELSNDPLGEHNPEVTYEINHLGSVHLAQAARKAGVKRFIYASSCSVYGAAQTDFVDELSPVNPQTAYARCKTMVEKDLISMASNDFSVVFLRNATAYGPSPRMRFDIVLNDLCALAWTKKKIAMLSDGSPWRPIVHIEDICEAMRCALIAPITSVNGEIFNVGHSDENYRIRDIANMIASVFTDCQVTSGPTSGDNRSYRVSFEKIKNQLPGFKCKWQAKDGVIELKHLFERIDMHESMYQFRAFTRLNQLTYLQQTNQVDEKLFWLNK
- a CDS encoding NAD-dependent epimerase/dehydratase family protein; its protein translation is MKSDILYKSAKVFITGANGFIGSHLCSKLLELGAEITGTYWRNLPADIQINWVKLDVSDSAAISNVIQALQPEYIFHLAAKVDGNRQVDFVQTTLENNLIATVNILKASNQLSSLKRLVLTNSQEEPTSESKESVPCSPYAAAKYAASAYSRMFHSLYDLPVVIARVFMVYGPRQNDKKKLVPHTILSALANESPQITSGKRKIDWIFVDDVIDGLLKLGTTSDILGKTIDIGSGKFHTVLELVEKILLHSAPHLQPSIGDLPDRMNEQQVLANVMESNELLDWQPKVNIDQGLIETINWYKNSQS